From a single Chiloscyllium punctatum isolate Juve2018m chromosome 31, sChiPun1.3, whole genome shotgun sequence genomic region:
- the LOC140456891 gene encoding probable G-protein coupled receptor 139 codes for MEFAIIPSIEKIYYPILALIGVPGNLVAIVILSRGKCGLSKCITRYLVAMAVADLFVIIFDVILYEIKGIYFSYTFLDYTPVCSLNIALVFTAIDCSVWLTVTFTFDRLIAIRCQKMRERYCTERTATIIIATVFVLSIIENIPIYFENEHQEIIDNIKWFCSVKSNLSNLPIWVAYFFFDITLTPFLPFVLIVLLNALTVQHIIQANDVRKGLRRSKNCDDPNDPEMENRRKSIILLLAISTCFILLWMITFVHFVCTQFAGIQFMLTDYSDPFAIMEHTGYMLQCLSSCTNTIIYAVAQSRFREELKKIVKYPFTLIKFAFS; via the coding sequence GCAATCTGGTGGCGATTGTGATTCTCTCCCGTGGAAAATGCGGTCTGTCTAAATGTATCACACGTTATCTGGTTGCTATGGCAGTGGCAGATCTATTCGTGATAATATTTGATGTCATATTGTATGAGATTAAAGGCATATATTTTTCCTATACATTTCTGGACTACACACCCGTTTGTAGTCTTAATATTGCCCTGGTTTTCACAgccattgattgttctgtctggctAACTGTTACTTTCACTTTTGATAGATTGATTGCCATTCGCTGCCAAAAGATGAGGGAAAGATATTGCACTGAAAGAACCGCGACCATAAttatagccactgtgtttgtATTGAGCATCATAGAAAACATTCCAATCTATTTTGAGAATGAACACCAGGAAATCATTGACAATATAAAGTGGTTCTGCAGTGTAAAATCAAACCTTTCAAATTTACCAATATGGGTAGCATACTTCTTCTTTGACATTACCTTAACCCCATTTCTACCATTTGTATTGATCGTGCTGCTGAATGCTTTGACCGTACAGCACATTATCCAGGCCAATGATGTTCGGAAAGGACTCCGACGAAGCAAAAACTGTGATGACCCTAATGATCCGGAGATGGAGAATCGGAGGAAATCGATCATATTATTGCTGGCTATCTCCACCTGCTTTATACTCTTATGGATGATAACTTTTGTACATTTTGTTTGTACACAATTTGCCGGCATTCAGTTTATGCTTACAGATTACAGTGACCCTTTTGCCATCATGGAACATACTGGGTACATGCTGCAGTGTTTGAGTTCCTGCACAAACACCATTATTTATGCAGTGGCACAGTCTAGGTTCAGAGAAGAATTGAAGAAAATCGTTAAATATCCTTTTACTTTGATTAAGTTTGCTTTTTCATAA